One region of Wyeomyia smithii strain HCP4-BCI-WySm-NY-G18 chromosome 3, ASM2978416v1, whole genome shotgun sequence genomic DNA includes:
- the LOC129727926 gene encoding proclotting enzyme-like yields the protein MFKGKFWWRLVVTTCVIQIGFCLVLDDDHLRDSDTIQNGDNDHDDLKQESTITTKASHRKPFRVIKAERESKHLDLNLLRKKRFIGNLLKPSKKSLQNCTTPSGTPGHCKRYEHCKFPDPKDNIWKILGQLCVLENILIGVCCPENLTEGSGPEFSARLPAFADENGYDSVEGLEGTDKIESRDALERPEERGCGISTKQIPKIAGGRPADPQEWPWMAALIANLGQQSFCGGVLVTDRHVMTAAHCVLNLKINQFLVRLGEYDFTQYNETRSRDFRVTEIRSHVDFDPVTYENDIAILKLFRPSLFNSYIWPICMPPLDDSWAGYRAIVVGWGTQFFGGPHSKVLMEVDLPIWSNKECQEVYINRIFETSLCAGNYEGGKDSCQGDSGGPLMVQLPNKRWVSVGIVSWGIRCGEANHPGIYTRVGSYVRWVIENAVF from the exons ATGTTTAAAGGAAAATTTTGGTGGCGTTTAGTCGTTACTACGTGTGTGATACAAATCGGATTTTGCCTAGTTTTAGATGATGATCATCTGCGAGACAGCGATA ctattcaaaatggtgacaaCGACCATGATGATTTGAAGCAGGAATCAACGATCACAACAAAAGCATCGCATAGGAAACCGTTCCGAGTAATAAAAGCCGAGCGCGAAAGCAAACATCTCGATCTCAATTTACTACGCAAAAAGCGCTTTATCGGAAACCTGTTAAAGCCG TCTAAGAAATCCCTTCAAAACTGCACAACGCCGAGCGGAACGCCAGGACACTGCAAGCGATACGAACATTGTAAGTTTCCGGATCCAAAAGACAATATATGGAAGATTCTTGGACAATTGTGCGTTCTTGAAAATAT CTTAATAGGCGTATGTTGCCCCGAAAATTTAACAGAAGGTTCAGGGCCGGAATTCTCGGCACGCTTACCGGCGTTTGCTGACGAAAACGGTTACGATTCGGTAGAAGGTCTTGAAGGAACTGACAAGATCGAATCACGAGATGCTCTGGAACGACCAGAGGAGCGAGGATGTGGAATTTCAACCAAACAGATACCAAAAATTGCTGGTGGGCGACCTGCAGATCCACAAGAATGGCCTTGGATGGCTGCGCTGATAGCTAATCTCGGCCAACAGTCATTCTGTGGAGGAGTTCTGGTCACCGATCGGCATGTCATGACAGCTGCTCACTGTGTGCtcaatttaaaaatcaatcAGTTTTTGGTTCGATTAGGCGAATACGATTTTACGCAGTATAACGAAACACGATCCAGAGACTTTCGAGTGACAGAAATCCGTAGTCACGTCGATTTTGATCCGGTCACCTACGAGAACGATATCGCCATTTTGAAGCTATTTAGACCATCGTTATTTAACTCGTACATTTGGCCAATTTGCATGCCACCGTTGGATGACTCTTGGGCAGGATATCGGGCTATAGTGGTCGGTTGGGGAACTCAGTTCTTCGGTGGACCCCATTCGAAGGTACTAATGGAGGTAGACTTGCCTATTTGGTCCAACAAAGAGTGTCAGGAAGTGTACATAAATCGAATTTTCGAAACGAGCCTTTGCGCAGGCAATTACGAAGGTGGAAAGGATTCATGCCAGGGAGACAGCGGAGGACCACTGATGGTGCAATTGCCCAACAAACGATGGGTTTCCGTTGGAATCGTATCCTGGGGCATCCGCTGCGGAGAGGCAAATCATCCAGGGATTTACACACGCGTTGGATCTTATGTGCGTTGGGTTATAGAAAATGCGGTTTTTTGA
- the LOC129729016 gene encoding kinesin light chain-like: MEKTEHDPKDVQTESFENIELGGTPNGFTQAAGILPSQIKDGEYQDGVKGSEEPPPREEFIAENNMKNQHNCSTNSKQFTIFCNPCERLQTLTDFIIRYASQGWETEALSLCFQVLKDLEKDSSCPHPSVEAMLNGLTIEYIKQNRCKAAVDLLNQVLMIQKKILGEGHIGVRATLKILASLHEHLAIYENAESLSKSMLEVQETVFGKTHAVVAKQLNRMALICLNLGKYEEAELYYQRASRKHELQLDSGDIDVAEIEQNLEKCNLMRSGNFDESEIV, encoded by the exons ATGGAAAAAACTGAGCACGACCCAAAAGATGTACAG ACGGAAAGTTTTGAAAACATCGAACTAGGAGGGACACCAAACGGGTTCACTCAAGCTGCTGGAATATTGCCTTCGCAGATAAAAGACGGCGAATATCAAGACGGAGTAAAGGGCTCTGAAGAACCTCCTCCTCGGGAGGAATTTATTGCGGAGAATAACATGAAAAATCAGCATAATTGTTCCacaaattcaaaacaatttacTATATTTTGCAACCCGTGCGAGCGCCTACAAACATTAACCGATTTCATCATACGATATGCTTCCCAGGGCTGGGAAACAGAGGCGTTGTCTCTCTGTTTTCAGGTTTTAAAGGATCTCGAAAAAGACAGTTCCTGTCCACATCCGTCGGTGGAAGCCATGTTGAATGGGTTGACGATAGAATACATCAAACAGAATAGATGTAAAGCAGCCGTCGATTTACTGAACCAAGTTTTGATgattcaaaagaaaatattgGGCGAGGGCCATATTGGCGTGAGAGCCACACTTAAAATCCTCGCATCATTGCACGAACATCTTGCTATATATGAAAACGCCGAATCGTTGTCCAAGTCAATGCTAGAAGTTCAGGAAACAGTATTTGGAAAAACTCATGCAGTCGTTGCCAAACAGCTCAACCGCATGGCGTTGATTTGCTTAAACCTGGGAAAATATGAAGAGGCAGAACTATACTACCAGCGAGCATCGAGAAAACATGAGTTACAGCTTGATTCGGGTGACATCGATGTAGCTGAAATtgagcaaaatttggaaaaatgtaATTTGATGAGAAGCGGAAACTTCGATGAATCTGAAATCGTCTAA